A window of the Gordonia humi genome harbors these coding sequences:
- a CDS encoding glycosyltransferase 87 family protein, with protein sequence MSDRSSTRSTTPTMIVLAACAAALVIAWHIWAVPYTDPVYGLFHNGIDTRVYRGGAVAVWDHMPLYDKPVYRVWQFTYPPFAALLMFPLAGFSVHTAMTLWNIGNVVCLFLLVLVCMRGLAFRIDLRLVVFTVLVTIASTVLEPIHTTLWNGQINIVLALIVVADLVRRNSTLRGIGVGLAAGVKLTPIFYVAHLITTRRFRAAAVAVITFAATIVLGIALLGGEGRRFWTEQLTQTGRIGRLDAPANQTFRGYFARLATFDVAHPPSWLWLPIGLIVGILGLWAAHAAYRTGAGLLAVSITGMTSCAVGPFSWGHHWVWVLPLLLISVVHAVDTTRRREPLTWLWWLAPAAIIALTFTYSQSAVLPIIGSAGKTIDGRVFGVFRGFYGSETVGWHLPLQLIAGGAYPLLLLGTIAVTLVWARRRARPGVVHDTSTEAA encoded by the coding sequence CGACGATGATCGTTCTTGCGGCGTGCGCGGCAGCGCTCGTCATCGCGTGGCACATCTGGGCGGTGCCGTACACGGACCCGGTCTACGGACTGTTCCACAACGGCATCGACACCCGGGTGTACCGCGGCGGCGCCGTCGCGGTGTGGGACCACATGCCGCTGTACGACAAGCCGGTCTACCGGGTGTGGCAGTTCACCTATCCGCCGTTCGCGGCGCTCCTCATGTTCCCGCTCGCCGGTTTCAGCGTGCACACCGCGATGACGCTGTGGAACATCGGCAACGTCGTCTGCCTGTTCCTGTTGGTCCTGGTCTGCATGCGCGGGCTGGCGTTCCGGATCGATCTGCGACTGGTCGTGTTCACCGTCCTGGTCACGATCGCCTCCACCGTCCTCGAACCGATCCACACCACGTTGTGGAACGGACAGATCAACATCGTGCTCGCGTTGATCGTCGTCGCCGATCTGGTGCGGCGCAACAGCACGTTGAGGGGGATCGGCGTCGGACTCGCGGCAGGGGTCAAACTGACCCCGATCTTCTACGTCGCACATCTGATCACCACCCGGCGATTCCGGGCGGCGGCGGTCGCGGTGATCACCTTCGCCGCGACCATCGTCCTGGGAATCGCACTGCTCGGAGGCGAAGGACGCCGGTTCTGGACCGAACAGCTGACCCAGACCGGTCGGATCGGCAGACTGGACGCGCCCGCGAATCAGACCTTCCGCGGCTACTTCGCGCGGCTGGCGACGTTCGACGTCGCGCACCCGCCGTCGTGGCTGTGGCTGCCGATCGGTCTTATCGTCGGGATACTCGGACTGTGGGCGGCGCACGCCGCCTATCGGACCGGTGCCGGTCTGCTCGCCGTCTCGATCACCGGCATGACCTCGTGCGCGGTCGGACCGTTCTCGTGGGGCCACCACTGGGTGTGGGTGCTGCCGCTGCTGCTGATCAGCGTCGTCCACGCGGTGGATACGACGCGCAGGCGCGAGCCGCTCACCTGGCTGTGGTGGCTCGCCCCCGCGGCGATCATCGCGCTGACGTTCACCTACTCGCAGTCGGCGGTGCTGCCGATCATCGGATCCGCGGGCAAGACGATCGACGGCCGCGTCTTCGGCGTGTTCCGCGGGTTCTACGGATCCGAGACCGTCGGCTGGCACCTGCCGCTGCAGTTGATCGCCGGCGGCGCCTATCCGCTGCTTCTACTCGGAACCATCGCGGTGACGCTCGTCTGGGCGCGCCGTCGCGCCCGTCCCGGTGTGGTTCACGACACGTCGACCGAGGCGGCGTGA